From the bacterium genome, the window CCGGCGCTTCGTCTCCCGGTGGTCCTGGCCGGCCTGCTCGTCTGCTCCAATGCCGCCCTCACGGCGGCGGGCCAGGTGACCCTCTCCCGCTACGTGAGCATTCTCAGCCCGGCCTACCTGCTGGTCGTGGGGATCGTGGTCGCCTCCGCGGGGCAACGGCTGGCGGTCGCACTCAGGCGCGCGACGGCACCGCCTGCGGGGCGCGCGGAAACCTCGCCCTAGAGATGTGCGGGATCGTCGGCTACGCCGCGGCTTGCCCCGAGCCGGGACTCGATCGGGACTTTCTCCGGCGCGCCTGCGCCCGCATGGCCCACCGCGGGCCTGACGGCGAGGGGCTGTGGGAAGGCGCCGGCGCCGGCCTCGCGCACCGCCGCCTGTCCATCATCGACCTGGAGCGGGGCACCCAGCCCATGTCGTACGGCGGCGGGCGGTATGTCGTCACGTACAACGGCGAACTCTACAACTACCGCGAACTGCGGGCCCGCCTGGCCGGCCTTGGCCATTCATTCGAGACCGACTCCGACACGGAGGTCGTCCTGGCCGCCTTCGCCCAATGGGGGGAGGAGAGCCCGAAGCTCTTCAGGGGGATCTTCGCCTTCGGCATCTGGGACGCCCAGGAGCGACGGCTGACGCTCTGTCGTGACCAGCTGGGGGTGAAGCCCTTGCTCTATCACCGGCAGGGAGGGCGGATCGTCTTCTCCTCGGAGGTCAAGGCGATCCTGGAAGCACCTTGCGTGCCCCGGGACGCGGACGGCGAAGGGCTGGCCGACTACCTCGCCCTCGGCTACCCTCTGGGGGAGCGGACCGTGCTCCGCGGCATCCGCCGGTTGTCGCCCGGCACCCTCCTCGCCTGGCAGGACGGCGAGGTCACGGCAAGGACCTACTGGGATCTTGCCGCGGCGACCAACAATCCTCTGGAGCCGTCGGCCGACAAGGCCCGCCTCATCCGGGAATACGCCGCCGCCCTGGAGCGCGCCGTCACCAGCCAGATGGTCAGCGACGTCCCGGTGGGCGGATTCCTGAGCGGGGGGATGGACTCGTCCTCGGTGGTCTGTCACATGCGCGGTCGGACGCCGCACGCCCTCCAGACCTTCAGCATGGGCTTCACCGAGGGGTCCTTCAGCGAGCTGCCGCAGGCCCGGAGGGTGGCTGCCGCCTTCGGGACCGAGCACCACGACGAGACGGTGTCCCTCGACCCGGGAACCTCCTACCCGTTGCTGGCCGGCGCCTTCGACGAACCGCTGGGCGACAGCTCGCTTCTCCCCACCTACTGTGTGTCACGGCTGGCCCGCCGGCACGTCAAGGTCGTCCTGACGGGCGACGGTGCCGACGAGAGCCTGGCCGGGTACGACACGTACGTCGCCGACCTCTTCCAGCGCTTCTATCGTCTCCTTCCCCGCGCGCTCCACGAGCGGATCGTCCTCCCCGCGTCCGGCCTGATCCCCCCGAGCCGGCGGAAACTCAGCCTCAACTACCGGATCCGGCAGTTCATCGCCCATGCCCACAACGATCTCCCCCGCGCGCACTACGGCTGGCGCCTGCTCTTCGGAGACGACGAACGCCGGGCGCTGCTGGGCGGCCGCGCCCCGGGATACGACCCCGCCGACTCCTACCGGTCCTACTTCGATCAGGTGCCGGAGGGAGATCCCCTCAACCGCTGCCTGTACGTGGACATGAAGACGTGGCTGGCGAACGACATCCTGACGAAAGTGGAC encodes:
- the asnB gene encoding asparagine synthase (glutamine-hydrolyzing), with protein sequence MCGIVGYAAACPEPGLDRDFLRRACARMAHRGPDGEGLWEGAGAGLAHRRLSIIDLERGTQPMSYGGGRYVVTYNGELYNYRELRARLAGLGHSFETDSDTEVVLAAFAQWGEESPKLFRGIFAFGIWDAQERRLTLCRDQLGVKPLLYHRQGGRIVFSSEVKAILEAPCVPRDADGEGLADYLALGYPLGERTVLRGIRRLSPGTLLAWQDGEVTARTYWDLAAATNNPLEPSADKARLIREYAAALERAVTSQMVSDVPVGGFLSGGMDSSSVVCHMRGRTPHALQTFSMGFTEGSFSELPQARRVAAAFGTEHHDETVSLDPGTSYPLLAGAFDEPLGDSSLLPTYCVSRLARRHVKVVLTGDGADESLAGYDTYVADLFQRFYRLLPRALHERIVLPASGLIPPSRRKLSLNYRIRQFIAHAHNDLPRAHYGWRLLFGDDERRALLGGRAPGYDPADSYRSYFDQVPEGDPLNRCLYVDMKTWLANDILTKVDRASMAVGLEARVPFLDVDLVEFTMRLPAALKMRGLRRKVVLREAMRGRLPDFVLRRRKAGFNAPVSDWLRGSYREVAEELFGGTSRLVDLDHPVVRGLWQEHRRGERDHGFSLWSLAALLLWERSVLQPPAVGRRAGEAER